Proteins encoded within one genomic window of Mycobacteriales bacterium:
- a CDS encoding VOC family protein → MTLARFKDLCVDATDPAVLGGFWAAALGLAAEQLVGGTIRLTGPTPQHTIWINRVPEPRTVKQRMHLDVHTGSVADLEALGARIIAPLDGWTVMADPEGGEFCAFTRAAVPDYRLYEVNIDAHDARAQAQWWAGLLGAKVGHDDGEPWWSVEGIDQAPFESIVFDAVPEPKTVKNRIHPDVLADALPPLLDYGATVIRPRDDEIEWHVAADPEGNEFCVFLD, encoded by the coding sequence ATGACACTGGCGCGGTTCAAAGATCTGTGCGTGGACGCGACCGATCCCGCGGTGCTCGGCGGCTTCTGGGCGGCGGCGCTCGGACTCGCCGCCGAGCAGCTCGTCGGAGGCACCATCCGGCTGACCGGACCGACACCGCAGCACACCATCTGGATCAACCGGGTGCCCGAGCCGCGGACGGTCAAGCAGCGGATGCACCTCGACGTGCACACCGGATCCGTGGCCGACCTCGAGGCGCTCGGGGCCCGGATCATCGCACCGCTCGACGGCTGGACGGTCATGGCCGACCCCGAGGGCGGCGAGTTCTGCGCATTCACCCGCGCCGCGGTGCCGGACTACCGGCTGTACGAAGTGAACATCGACGCCCACGACGCCCGCGCGCAGGCGCAGTGGTGGGCCGGCCTGCTCGGCGCGAAGGTCGGGCACGATGACGGCGAGCCGTGGTGGTCGGTCGAGGGCATCGACCAGGCGCCGTTCGAGAGCATCGTCTTCGATGCGGTCCCCGAGCCGAAGACGGTCAAGAACCGCATCCACCCCGACGTCCTGGCCGACGCTCTGCCGCCGCTGCTCGACTACGGCGCCACCGTGATCCGCCCGCGCGACGACGAGATCGAATGGCACGTCGCGGCCGAT
- a CDS encoding MarR family transcriptional regulator, with protein sequence MSDPAVVVPALTDADFQRLLKFRMTLRRFERWSDEQVAAQGLTPAWHQLMLAVRGHQDPDGPTIGDIADALLVRPHSAVELCNRVQRAGFITRNADPRDGRIVRIQLTDEGTRAVESLSRLHLEQLRLFARTLDQVMAGSASSPPE encoded by the coding sequence GTGAGCGATCCTGCCGTTGTCGTACCCGCGCTGACCGACGCCGACTTCCAGCGGCTGCTGAAGTTTCGCATGACCCTGCGCCGCTTCGAGCGCTGGAGCGACGAGCAGGTCGCCGCGCAGGGACTCACCCCGGCCTGGCATCAGCTGATGCTCGCCGTACGCGGGCATCAGGACCCGGACGGTCCTACGATCGGCGACATTGCCGACGCCCTGCTCGTCCGGCCCCACAGTGCCGTTGAGCTGTGCAACCGGGTGCAGCGCGCCGGGTTCATCACCCGCAACGCCGATCCCCGCGACGGCCGCATCGTCCGAATCCAGCTGACCGACGAGGGCACCCGCGCCGTGGAGTCACTGTCGCGGTTGCACCTCGAACAACTCCGCCTCTTCGCCCGGACGCTCGACCAGGTGATGGCCGGTTCGGCGTCCTCCCCACCCGAGTGA